Part of the Zingiber officinale cultivar Zhangliang chromosome 8A, Zo_v1.1, whole genome shotgun sequence genome, ccgctgactcttggttcggacaggatcatctatatttttaaacatcaatttgaaACACTATAATGATaacagtaattttttaaatacaaaatagatttttttttttaatatattcatattcaaaaaactACTACTATCAATATGACATATGGAAATAATATTTGAGATaatgaatataattaggagaactagaagAACACATATAAcatgatttcatatcattttgaCTTTTCTAGGTCCATCATCCAATTTTGGCCAAAATGACAGATGGATCTAGAGAactcagaatgacatgaaacaaaGTTTTATGTATTCatttagttctcttgattatattcatgccctacAACATCAACTTGATATATCTATCATATTGAGAATGATACGAGTTATGATAGGTTGGCCTATCGAATGAAGGAGTTATGATTGAGAAGAATAAGAAAGGTATATAGCCAATGTATCTTCACGCGCTCAGTCAAGCAAAGTCCGACCGAGCGTAAatgcacttagccttatagaagctcgtagtatattaccggccgagtgaacGTCGAGCGAACACCAAGGTGCCTTCACGTGcttggtcaggcaaagcccgaccgaacataaaggtacttagccttacagaagctcgtagtatattaccggtcgagtgaaggccgagtgagcaccaaGGTGTCGTCACGCACTTGGTCAGGAAAAGCCCGACCAagcataaaggtacttagccttatagaagctcgtagtatattaacagtcgagtgaaggtcgagcgagcaccaagGTGTCTTCACGCGCTTGGTCAGGCAAAGCCCAACCATacataaaggtacttagccttatagaagctcgtagtatattaccggacgagtgaaggccgagcgagcacccatgtgttTGCACGCGCTCAGTCAGGCAAAGTCTGACTTagtataaaggcatttagccttacaaAAGTCTATattatattaccggccgagtgaaggccgagcaagcACTCATGTGCTTGCGCTCGATCGGTCAGGCAAAGTCCGAAcaagcgtaaaggcatttagccttataaaaGCTTGTAATATATTACCGGCTGAATGAAGGTCGAGCGAGTACTCATGTTCTTGCATGCACTCGATCAGGCAAAatccgaccgagcgtaaaggcacttagccttataaaagcttgtagtatattaccggtcaagggaaggccgagcgagcattaATATGCTCACATGTGCTCGGATAGGCAAtgtccgaccgagcgtaaaggcatttaaGCTTTATGGAAATTTTTAGTATATCACCGGCTGATTGAAAGCCTAGCAAACACCAGTGTGGGTATATGTGCTCGGCCGGGTAAAACCTGACTGAGTGtaaagtgttggagcaatcccaatggtccgtgcgaccatgtgttttggtgtttgggcaaagagtttaagttaggttcacccttatatttgatatgtgtatttgagttgtgcaggtttacaggatacacatgtgactcaggttgatggcttcgggtccgatgaaggatggagcatccgagggaccgtggacaaggcagcgaggacaagggccgagggaagcgacttcgagacatACACGAAGaatggcattgggacgagccgcgggcttgaatgcatccgagggacgagagctaaagaaagtaggcttgaaggcaagaggttcaggctgcaaagaagcatcaagtgagtcataagggcaagggtacgagtgcatgagagattgtactcggagtaaaatcctagttttagggttttactgtagcgcactgtagcaatactgtagcgctactgtagcagccgactggtgtagtcgaccgtGCTGTCGACTGGGtgtgaacagaatggttctgttcgttcggttagtgtggatcagtcgactgcatgttttggcagtcgactgcaccagttgactgtaagttttagcagtcgactagtatcaagccgttgggatataacggtcaaatttccacagagggcagtcgactgcatgttttgacagtcgactggtaggcggagttttcaacccgcgacctatataaccaaagcttgggagcttggttatagttgacgaaatagaggtggttaatctctattagtagtttacctgtgccctagcttataaagagtccttggtgagagtcgtggtgaagtttctccacccacaaggagctacgtaagctagccggaggtcttccggggagtaatccactgacggatagggatcacccacctcaaggacacgccgtggagtaggagctttatctccgaaccacgtaaatgatcgtgtagcttggtttgcattctttcttgtctttagtttaatttcctttaacttgtttgttttgtatattcAGCTACgtatactaacaagtgtaggaagatcaatcgatttgggggcaccgtctatccaaccccccttcaagccgaccgaCCGATCCCCTACATAAAGTGCATAAAAATTTTCGACTGAAACATGCTTAGTAAAAGGTATTTTCAATATGTACACGACCGGGTTAAATGATAGATCGAGACATGTTTAACAGAAGCATATAAGTATGACAGCCTAACAAACTTAGcgagaaatatcttctagaagcttcttcaattataatgacgtgttcatatgcatatatcatcataaatatgagtcacaaacgataaaagaggtacatctagggtgccaaaaagattccttaaaaagattATTGCACAAAGCTCaagagatgacttcatctcctaacaaactctaataaactgagaaccacttcatgactatggaaGTTACATGAGATAGTATAAAAAATGGATCATCTCCATTAGCAAGGTacacaagttctagcatctaaactttGTTTTAAAGTACTTCAGTTACTATTATTCTTCTTCCACCCTTGAGAGAGAAactaacttaagcgtcggaggactTAGCCAGGGATCTCCACCacagtcttaggtcactaacgctttgttggtttgtctcaCTATGCGTAGGAGCGCGGAGGGGCTCTTCCATTTCTTCAAAGGGTCATTTTCATCAGATATCATCGGTCGCCGAAGCCAGCGCACCATTTCACAGATTTTAGACAAGATCAGAGAACAATGAATTTTATCATAGAAggccttttaattatttttaaaaaagatttaattGATTGCTACAATGTAGCAATCGATTAAAGTTACTATTCATGAtcacaaaaatatactaaattgaTTGCTATAACaattgattaaaaactttatttacgtttaaaaaaaacttactgCTCTCAATATGATATATGAAAATGgtgtttgagggcatgaatacaATTAGGAAAACTAAACGAGTACATAGAACCTTGTTCATGCTGGTGCAATTTGCATTAATAATcgaactcagattttgatgtatgacaaagatTAAAGTTGTAGGATCGAGACATgtgagaggaggggtgaatcacgtgtattttaaaaataatctttttaaatctttaaaaaaaagtgTGGCGGAAAATAGAGATTGAACAaagtaataaaagaaataaacacaaagagatttacttggttcggagtctttgtCGATTATTACTCCAAGACTCATGATCTCTCAGACTATATCGATGTACAATCTACTATAAACCTCTTTCAAAACTAacagaagagggaatcgaatacaAGTATGAAAAATGGGAAAGTATAGCAACCCACACATTCCTTTTATATAGTAAAGTAAAtgactttaattaaaattaccGACATGAAAGATGTAGCTGTGGGAGCGCTCATGTGTTGGTATCCGTCTACAAGCAGTGGTTAAATATCTTGGAGTAGTAGCACAGCAGCAGAAGAGTCATAGTAGCTGAAAGATGAGTTGTATCGGTTCTACGAGTCGAATGCTTCTTTTAAAGAatgttagaggcgcctccaagctcattCGAGACACCTCCAAACTCAAAAATGATCCCCAAAGTCTCGGACTCGATCACCTCTGCCAACTTTAGTTTCTATCTACAcggggcgcctccaagctctctaaggcgcctccaatgcaccTTTGAAGTGCCTCCAACGCCTCCAGGGCACCTTCATGCCATGAAGTTTTATCCGACAATCTTATCTCCTTAAGGGTGCCTCCAAGTGTTGATTTGAGACACTTCTAAGCATctttgaggtgcctcggacattGCTCATCAAAGGCTGATTTTTGTTACTTCAACCCTGCAAAATGCgttaattcaaaaataaagtgtaacctgtaaaacaaggttagcacaatatagaaaagtattattaattagattttgtctgtCTAAAATCATGATCTAATTATGGTCTCAGTTTAGGTATCCAAAATAGATATAAACTGGACCAACACCTAAAGTCCATAATTGGAACTCGTCCTCACTGGaatactctcctccagtgacttaccttacttaccatgtagAATCTCTTGACTTACCTTTGACCCACCATGTCTTCCCATCAGTTGTCAGGTTCACAGAGTCAACTAAACTTTAGtagggttgtaaacgagccgagccaagccgagccgagccgagctttggggtgttcaagcctgtttgataaggtaaccaagccgaactgagcttaaaatgaaccaagcttttgaaatgagtgttcaagcttggtttggtttatttttatgagcttgaccttgtttgaaacttagcttgagcttggttcgtttagatattatcaagctctcaattccagcttggcttgagcttggtttgagcttggcttgagcttggtttaatcttggtttatttagatgttatcaagctctcaattcaagcttgtttgattgtttgaaacttttagttatttgattggttattgagcttggtTGGTTCATTTACGACCCTAGACTTTGGCTACCTGTTAGGTCCCGTGGACCCAGCCGAACTTCCAGCCAGATATcgagtcactccttgacctatctagacttcccacCAACTATGAGGTCCAACAGATCtagttggatttcagcctggtgtcaggtcttaCATACTTGGTAACAAAGTTAGATCACATCACACttaactttaattcatttatcattcatcaaaacttaggtttgaccattggtgctaaCTGTACCAACAAAAGTTAGACTTCTTTTATAACTCATTTATCAAGTGCGCATAACTGAAAGGCTTGATAGGATTTGACTCCAAGCTGAGGTCCAATTAGGTTTAGAGGACTTGATAGCTAGCATGAGAAAATTAGATAGGTTCATATATGGTTGGAAGTCCAATTGGATCTGTAAGACCTAACAACTGGTTGGAGTCCAGATGGATTATCTGGCATGAAGTTTTGGTGGGTCAAGTGTCGAATAAGCCAACAAATGATAAGTGATGTAAGCATTGGAGGAGAATGATCTAGTGAGGACGAGCCAAGTAGGGTTGTAGGCAttggtccaacttagatccattttgaaagtCTAACTTGAGACTATGACAAGATCCTAGTCTTGGTAAGACAGGATCTAAgtcataattttatttattttattcatgtgctaactctattttacataatatctttgttatttggactaacatattttgtaggagctaaaatataaaagttagccttggatgaacagtgctcAAGGCACCTCAGATCTACGAGAAGGTGTCTCAGAACtgaatgaaggcgccttggatagggtgGAGGCGCCCTCCCATGGATAAACTTCAGGAATAAAAGTTCATTGAGGGAAGGCACTTTGGAGGTGTCTGGAGGCACTTCAGAGCatattagaggcgcctcggagctGATAGAAGCACCCTCACGTGAATAACGACGTAAGATTGTGGATCAGATAAGTGTTATTAAAGGCATCCTAGATCCTTGGAAGCGCCTCCAATATTGTTTAAAAGAGGGTTTTGAGCAGAGTCTTAACTACATATTTACTATGCAATTCCTCGACCATCCAGCTTCTTCGACTTCATACTGCTACGTCGCGTTGTTGCCTTACTGCTAGACGACTACATCCGACCGCCACCGACAAACCGACACCAACACACAAGCACATCCATTTTGACATCTTCGTGTTGGTAACGAATCTATTATTGTGcatgcttattattattatatttgcatAGGAAAGTGTAGGGTGTTACACTTGTTCCCGTATTTTGTATTTGAGATTTGAATTTAGTATATTACCTATCGGAAAGGTCCAAAGGACTTACGTatttgagtaggagtcgttgaacgctccaaaccaagtaaatcatataTCTTGTCTCATTATTTTGTGTTTAACTATTTTTTTCGCTGCACACTTGgtttaaaaattagaaaaagaaaatatttttaaaatcatgtgattcagtTCCTCCCTATCTCTATGCATTCATCTAGTTCTCTTTATTATATATataccctcaaatattaatttgatacaCCAAATTTAGagcaattaatttttttatcatagaaagttttaaaatcactttttaaaaaataaaattctttttttttcacaGAAATCTATCGTATCATCATACTGTAGCAATCGATTCAGCTAGCGAAAGTGAACTAATGAAGGGACAAAATAGCTATCAGGCAAGTGATTTGGATATTTTTAAAACTGTCTATGCGATTTAGGTAATAGGAAACTTAAAATACATTATTCAATAATTTACCGAATTTATAATGTTTTTTCACATGAAGTTTTCATTCCATAAGGTCCACGATGTTTCAAAGAATTTCATCATGTGCTCTGATATTAAATTTAGTACATCCAAATACATTTTAAAGTGCAATGAAAAACGTTTTAGATATTATCAAATTCTTCTTGATTTATCTTTTTCACAGTAAGTCGACCGTGAGACCCTTAAGTGTTAGATTCTTTTTATAATTTTAGAGCATTCATATCAGTtatagtatttaaaatttttatcttaaattttaaatagattAACTAAAATTTCTTTCATTAGTTATCatattcattccctaaatttagattagATATGATGAATtatgattctctaaatttaaataatgaaatctcaactataaaaataaaataatatttttttaatctctttccttcgactcattccataattccataaatataataataaaaaatagaaaaaatagaagaaaataataaaaaaattaaggatgatgaaAATTTTAAGATATTTGATATAATGTGTagtgaaaaataattatttaaatttaataaaatgaatcagttattttaaattttagatataattATAGAAAAACTGATGTAGATGTTCTTATGATAATAATAGATAATATCAGACTCGGAATGCAAAATAATAATATACTAACAATACTTCAAAAGCTTTAACAgaatagaagtttttttttttaacaattcatTTTTCGGAACCAAAAAGGTACACGAACGAAGTACGGGGACATCTAACTAGATGGACACTGTCTGAAAGTTTCCAAAAATGGACACAAAATGGATTGCTTACCAATTTAGCATCCCACGGCACTGAGAAAGACGATTTAAAGCACAGATGTAtccgatttttttttttgcaacttaGAACAAGTAAATCGACAACTTGGCGCAATTAACTCTTCAGCCTCGCTAAGCTTCTTGGCAACTGGCACTGACGCATGAGCTGCAGAAGGGTCTTGGCCTTTCTCTGCGCTCTGTTGGTTCCGCTTCTCTCTATCTCACAGATATGCTCGAATGCTCCAAATTGCATCAAGGTCGAAGTGAAGGAAGCGTCGTGCGAGCCCAACTCGAGCAGCACCGCGACCGCGCATTCCTTTGTCTTCGAGGTGCCCTCCTTGATCAATCGCACGAGTTTCTCGATGAACGAATGCTTCTCTATCGCACCGCGACCTTCAGGACGAGATGCGAGGAGAAGAAAAATGGAGAGGGCTTCGTCCTCCATGCCGAGGTTCCTGTCGTCCAGCAGTGTATGTAATGGTTTAACTATTCCGGCGTTGATGGCTCTGACTTTGTTTTTGCTGTTCAGAAGCAAATTAAAGAGCGCAGTGGCAGCATCTTTCTTCCCTCTGATGGTGCCATTCTGTAGCAGGTCTACCAACGGAGGGATGCCATTCGTGCTTCCTATCAACTCTTTGTTCTCGTCGAGCATTGACAGACTGAACAAGGCTGCGGCCGAGTTCTCCTTTCCCCCGACCGTGCCATTCTTCAGAATCTCGATTATCAGCGGAATCGCGTCTTCTTTGGCTATGAGTCTCTTGTTCAACTCGTCGATGGACAAGTTCAGCAGGGCCGTGACCGTGTGCTCTTTCAACTTAGAATCGGGGTAATTTAGAAGGCTGACTAGAGCAGGTATTCCGTCATGCTTGGCGATCGCAACTCGGTTTTCGGGATTCTCTCTCGACAGCGAACGGATCTTCTTCACCGCCTTGCGCTGCACATCGAGATGAATGCTGGACAATTGCTCGACCAGGGTAGGGATATCTTCCTTGCCATCTAACGAATCGGAGTCTTCGATCTGTTCGCGCTTCAATAGCTCGATCTTATTCTTCTCGCACCAATTGTGGATCACGTTTCGAAGAGCGTAGTTGGGCGCTAGTGAAAGGTGAGCTAAGATTTGCCTGGACTTGGGACATGTCCGATGGCCCGCATCGAGCCATTTCTGTATGCTTCGTCGTTCGTATGTCTACGAGAACAATTCAacgcaagttttttttttatcagcGAATTAGGTGTTTGATTCAGGTTACATCGAGAATGGCGTAGAAATACCTGTCCTGATGCGACTATGACGGGATCCACCATGATCTCCAAAGTAACAGGACAGAGGAAATCATTGGGGATCATCAAGGAAGGGCACTTCTCGAGGTATTTAGGCAAGGCGACATCGTCCAGGCCATTGCTATCTTCGATCCCGGCAATTTGCTTAAACTTGCCGAGCATATCGACGATTTGTCGAGCGCTTTCACCGCTCTGGCCGCCTCTTTCTTTGATGAGTTTCTTGATGGCCATCGTTTCCGCCCTCAAATCTGGGAGGGTCTGCAGCTCCAAATTCTTGGCGAGCCTTTCGAGTATGGCGCCATCGGCATTCCGATCTTGATTCTGGGAGAGTAACACCATCAGATCCATGGCAAGCTCCATATCTTGTGTGTCTGTTCTCCTCTTGGCTCTCTTCAATTGCAAGCTCAATAGCTCAACCTGTAcaagataaaattaattaagaatcaAAAGTTGGGATTTTTGTCACAAAGATGGAGAAATAGAGAAAGGAACAGGACGAGCAAACCCTACTTGCTCCTTCACTTCATCCGTAATGCCAAGCTGTTCATATGGCATGCCGTCCAGCGACTCCTTGATTTTTTCGTAAACCATATGAAATCTCCCCATCACAGCCTCGCTCTCCAACGCCTACCAGCGAAGACGAATTAAACCATGAAAAGGAGGGAACAAGTGGGAATTAGGGCAAGCAATGACCGCACCAGATAGATCTTGCTGCCGTCGTGGCAACAACGGAGCAGCTTCCGAGCGGCAGTGAAGGCCTTGTGGAGACAACATAGCCGATGGTACGCCGCGTCAGGGATCGGATCTTGGAGCTCCTTGATCTCCTCTAACATCGGGACGACCAGCTTCATCCAGCGTACCAGGCTGAAGCACTCCTTCCGATGCATCCGGCGGTAGTCTCCGAAGGAGGAGACGGAGTGGATCGTCTCCAGTAGCTCCAGGATCAGGTCGTCCACGTCGTCCTCTCTCGGACCCGCGGCCTCCTCGTCGAGGACTCTTCCTCCTTGATCGACCCCGGCGACTGGGGTCTTCTCCATAGCGGAAGGATGGCTGATGAATCAGGAGGAGGCGCGACGAATCAAGGCCAGGGGAGGGAGgatgaagggggagaagaagATTAACCCGACGCATGGTTTCTGAGAAATTCGCGGGGAGACGATGGAAGCAGAGGAACGGCCACAAATTTGTTCCATTTTGCCGCTATAAATAGCGCGGTCATGGAGGTTGATTGATCGTCCGTGCCTCCATAGCTTGACACCCCTAAGTCAGAAATATAACTCTACGGCGTCAATAAATTAAAATCACACTCAGCAAACACCTTTAGCAAATTACTGATAACGAACAAGTTTAAGGACAAATATGTTCTATACTTCTATAAACAGAAAATCCGATCTTGGGacgagattaaaaaaaaaactaatcgtACGAGTACAACGGTTCCTGTGACGCCAAGAAAGTTTGTATGGCTACATTTTTATGTTGGTTGCTTCTGAATGCCACTCTACGCCCATGACCTAAAATTGGAGTCGATGTCAATTACTAACTTGGCACATGATATCatagtaaaataaattttgaagcgTGTGAAATTCGattgattacaaaaaaaaaaaaatggaataacTGTTTTAGTTAAGAGATTAATCACCTGGTAAGATCCATTCGAAGTCAAAGTCCAACAACTTCTGAATACTCTTCAGCTGCAAGCTCACTGCCAAGTCAAACATCGGTTGAATTGACTTACTAAagtattaaggtacttgatcCGTATTGGAGCACACTAATTATCATTTGTTTAGCTGCTTTTATACTACCTGATTGCTGGTTATATATCACGGAGATTGAAAGATCAGATCCTTCTGATCTGAAGAGATGGTCCCC contains:
- the LOC122012512 gene encoding U-box domain-containing protein 15-like, giving the protein MEKTPVAGVDQGGRVLDEEAAGPREDDVDDLILELLETIHSVSSFGDYRRMHRKECFSLVRWMKLVVPMLEEIKELQDPIPDAAYHRLCCLHKAFTAARKLLRCCHDGSKIYLALESEAVMGRFHMVYEKIKESLDGMPYEQLGITDEVKEQVELLSLQLKRAKRRTDTQDMELAMDLMVLLSQNQDRNADGAILERLAKNLELQTLPDLRAETMAIKKLIKERGGQSGESARQIVDMLGKFKQIAGIEDSNGLDDVALPKYLEKCPSLMIPNDFLCPVTLEIMVDPVIVASGQTYERRSIQKWLDAGHRTCPKSRQILAHLSLAPNYALRNVIHNWCEKNKIELLKREQIEDSDSLDGKEDIPTLVEQLSSIHLDVQRKAVKKIRSLSRENPENRVAIAKHDGIPALVSLLNYPDSKLKEHTVTALLNLSIDELNKRLIAKEDAIPLIIEILKNGTVGGKENSAAALFSLSMLDENKELIGSTNGIPPLVDLLQNGTIRGKKDAATALFNLLLNSKNKVRAINAGIVKPLHTLLDDRNLGMEDEALSIFLLLASRPEGRGAIEKHSFIEKLVRLIKEGTSKTKECAVAVLLELGSHDASFTSTLMQFGAFEHICEIERSGTNRAQRKAKTLLQLMRQCQLPRSLARLKS